The window TCGATTGATTGATTCATCAAATGTTAAAAAGATGGAAACTTTATCATGGAGTGAATCTACAAATCATCAAAGGAGGATGTTAGCTAGTTCTGCTAGTTGGACCGATGAAAAATCTCCATATGATACTCTTGGTATGTATATTATTTTTTTctataattttataattattatcatttttatttgatACTTTTCTATTATTaacaatttgaatttgaatttgaatttgattGATTGATTGTAGCAGAAAACGTGCAGCAGGATAAACAAATAGCAGCAGAGGCTGAGACTGAGAGAGATGTTAAAACTGGTATTCAGTTCAATTTCAATCAAATTAACCCCCTTTTCGATATGAAGTTGAAAGAATATCAAATAATTCATCGAATTCTTTAAAATTAGACAAATAAGCAAAAGTGACATAAGCATGTCATTCTCCCCATCCCCTGTTTGATAGGAAGTTGAAAGAAGATCAAATATTTCATCGAAATCAAATTTATCACTGGTTGCTTTATTATCCAACATTTAATTCAATGGACTTGGTGTAACTAAAGTAAATAAACCCTTTTGATTTTACACCCTTAATTGTTGCTAATTTTAGTACTCAACTGAAATTGATTATTACTCTTACAGATAAATCAAAGATATGAAAAAAAAGAGATCTATAGACAAGTATAGTAAACAAAGCAAGCAGTTGTATCGAGATTATATTGAAGACCGAATCTGAATCCAACGAACTATTTATAAATTGATTTCACAGGAAACCTCAGGTAACAACAATGTAGTCAGTCTTACACGGTTTTAATAAACATGATTATTATGTatgtatacaacaacaacaacaatacccaatcccacctatatggggtatgggggaggttgatcgtagacaatccttcctctatcctagaatacagagaaatcatttctccaccccgagtgaaacactccaaaGAGTATAGAAAGTCCtttctctctctattcgacggataaagagattgcttccagggacctccggccagaaagtaGGAAGGAAAGAAAGGAAAAAGAGTACAACATAAAaagtagattaaaaaaaaaaaaaaaaaaagtggagatgattatgtatgtatgtatatgtgaagTCAATCAATATAGATTTTTGGTAACAATCACTTTCATGTAACTATTAGCTTGGAGTTATATATATTATAGGATGTTAAATTCATTGATGTTAAAACTATCCACTAAGAGCATAACTATCCCTTCGACCCAATCTAACCATCGGTATATAAGATCTCAAGTCTTATTTTCAATGTGTCAACAAGAAGTAGAGATGATACGAATCAAAGGACAAGTCACAAAGTTGTAAACCGATACATTGAATCATCTCTGAATCCACAATTTACATATTGGTTTCTATTGAAGCATTTATTAATCACATGGTTAGAGTGCAAAACAGTTATAGTTCACCAAATACAGGTCTTAAATCCCAAAAGCTACTTGCTGACTTTGATCGCACTGTAGCATACcaacatttattttatatttatattcacaaATACCAACATTTATTTCCTTTTCTGCCATTTTGAACATGTCTACAATTTGTTTTCAACTCATTtgctataaatatgtatatatttttccTTCCTTCTTAACTTGCATCAAGCTCCATTCTTGTATAATCTGTTTGGTTTGGTTTGGTTGGGAGCTGCAGCTGGCCTGCCTATTCAGAATGATGAATTGTAGTCGGTGCATCACAAGTTTCTTCCTTCTCACTATCATAATAAAGATTGGACTTTTCATCCCACCCATTCATCATCCATCTCCTCCTCAACATCTTTTAAAGTTGAAAAAGAAAGAATCTTGAACTTTTAGATTTTCATCAATATATGTTTCCATTACCATTTCCACTTTTACCATCTTTGTTCTCAACAACTAACTTTAGCCTCATAATAAATTTTGTCTTTATTAGCCTCTCATGACTTGTCACCAAATTTGGATAACAAAGTCCCTCCCTTCATTCATTACTCCAAATATACACTAGTAGTTTATTATGAATTTTTTCTGATTACCCACATTTCATTCTGATCTCCACCATCATCATTTCCTTTTTCTTATTTTTCCATATTTGTTTCGTCTCATCATAACAGTTACAAAACCATTGAACATTCCCTTACTGTTAGATTTATAAGGTTAGCTTGCTTGTACAACTTGGAAATGGcacattcattcattcatttaCACCAACAAAAAACATACCCATCGAGCTTTGTCTTCATTGGAACTTTCATTCTAACTCTACCTTGAGGAAAAAAATATACTTTCAAACAGAGGTGTAGGAATAGACTCGTGACAATTACCTTCCTTGAAAAGTGTCTTCTTTAACATTCCTTTCAAACAGAGGTGTAGGAATAGGAGCCGGGACAAAATATATACTATTAGATTTTGAACTTGATCCCCCATTCAAACAACTACCGCCAGTGtccaatgatgatgataataataattaagaataataataataataatcaatattactCTTCACTACTTGAACAAGGACTCCCACTTGTTTTCTCATCATCTTCCTACTTAATCTCATATTTTCAATCCTCGCTTGTTTCCTTCCAACCTTcattaatttcttcttcttctttgtgtcTGCCACATAGATAGTAtagatagaattattattattattgttttcaactcattataacaacaacaatacccaatcacgCATATGCGAGGTATGAGGAGGTGAGATGGAGACAATCCTTCTTCTACCGTAGAGTAAGAGAGAAGTCGTTTTTCTAACCACGAGTCGAGAAAAAACTCTCCATCCGCATGGAGAGAAAGTCATCCCTTTCTTTACTCAagggtaaagagattgcttccttGAGGACCTccggccaagaaaaaaaaaataataataaaaaataaataaataaatataatgagaCACCATGAAAATAGTAGAATAAAATTTCAATGGGTTTTAAAGCCGGCctgaaattcaatttaggctctacgaAGCAGTCAAGTCGACTTATATTTCCAGTACAATGAAATTAATAGAGCCGAAAGGCTTTGAAAATAGAACTCGAAAGGCATGCATGTagaagttgttgcgcaagcaaagagcctacaacccgtaacaaaccaaacaccactcatgcacctttacggtagacatccccgaaaccacacaACTAAATGAAAACCAACTAAGCGCAAGAGCAAAGAAGGTCGTCTTCGGTGTCATAATGGTTGTTTTCAAATCATTTAAATAACATAGTATTAATGACATCGTATAACTAAAGAGAGTGCCCAAGTCATCATCACAACATCAACAAAAACTCTCTTTTATATTTCCAGTACAACGAATACAATTTTAAATTTAAAAGCTAATTATGACCTAAGCACAATTAACCACAAAGTGACACATAAGCATGACTTTTCACACCATCAAATTACACACATATATTAGATTATATAGATAGATTAGTTTCCTATTATTAACAACTCGACTTGATTGATTGTAGTGGAAAACATGCAGCAGGAAGATGAAATAGCATCAAAAGAGACTAAAGAAGAAGACGAAAGCGATATCGAAGACGAGTTTGATCTTGTTTGTTTTGATGGGATAGAATTTGACGCTAAGCTCTTTCTCAGAGAGTCTCTAATGGTCCGAGAGGCTTACGACTACTGCGTTTGGAATTCCTTAGCGGTCGAAACCAATAGTGAAATCATTAAGATGGTTGAATTGTTTTGTGTGGAACGTGCCAAGATCCATGATGATTATGCCGGTGATGAAGCCCTTGTCCAACACAAGTTGAATGAGTTCAATTCCAATTTTCGCCAAGCCAATCGGAAACATGCTCTCGATCTTATGACCGTACGCCTCTTTTTTTAATTCGTGTATGTTAGAAATtttgttgtttgatgtataaggttCAGAATCATTCATTGGGTATGTTTGGCGAGAAGCTTTTTGGAGCTTCTAGCTTTTATGAAAAAGCTCATATTTGATAATATAAAAAACTTCGTTTGGTTAAAAGAGCTTAAAACTTTTAGACGGAGGAAAAAAGCTAAAAGCTCCTAGAACTATGATACGACCTTTTATCTTCCGTAACTCTTTATCTTCACTTACCCTTCATTAGTAtcttatttattagtattaattagtatTTATTTAGTATTTATTAAGTTATTCCTATCATCTATTATAAATAGGACATTAGGATTGTAAGGGGAGGATGTGGATTATTAAGAAAGAGTCCTTGAGTACTATTGGAGAGTTGATCGATCTCTCGAATATCGATTATCTATCTTTTATTGTTTTATTAGTTTCTATCACGATACGAGCATTTGGTTCGTATCAAACTAGTGTTTAAGAAAAAGCTCATAattttttgtcattttactctttATTCAATAGATTCAGCTACTATACCAAACACCTAAATACATACCGGTTTAAAGCTACCAACTATCAGCTAGTTTCGTCAAACATACCAATATATTCACCTTAAAAGAAGAAGCTTGTTCTGAGTTTGGACTTTCTTTCTTCTTTCGCATATGCCTTAACAACCTTAACCTTAAAACCTAGTTAGTTAGGGATTTATTTATGGATAATTAATTAGTAAAATTCGACTTTAATTGATAAACACAACTGTGTGTCTGCCACATATATCTCAGACCTGAACACAACACTTTACCCTTTTTTTCCCCCCTATAATTTATGGCTAATTAATTTTCTTCACACTTTTTTGTTTTCATTTCAGGCTACCTGAACACAACACTTTACCTTTTTTTTTCGTTCTATTATTTATGGATAATTATTATTCTTCATAGTTTTCTGTTCTCATTTCAGGCTGCTTTCAATATGAAGATGAGAAGCCTCGTGGACGTGATGATGGAAGATATTATTGACATTTTTGCCAAAATGACTGAAGATGAGGCTTACAAAATCTTATTCGTGAATTTgaaagataattataataatgctgAATTCACGAGGTTCAATAAGCGTGTCATGTTTAACACGTGGGCTTATGAAGACCTTTAAGCAGGTATGGCttattgttgctgctgctgctgccgcctTTTGTCTTTATTGTAACTTATCATCATGATGTTTAAGTGCCAATGCCATGGATGTGTTTACTTGTTTTCCCCCATATACTGTGAAATGGTTTGGTTGTATTTACTTTTATGATTGTTTAAAATAAAATGTTTCGTGGTGTCTCATATTTATATTTAAGGAGTAGCTTTTGTATCTATTTCTTCTTGTAAAAATATGTTTACGTCGTCATCCTTGTCATCAAGGTAAGGTGATGATTAGATTAGTTAGATCCGTTTCCAGAAACAACTCATTAGCTTTTCTTTTTCCAATAAACAGACCTTCCCGACACAAACCGACCACTTATCATCATCACATTCCGAACATTAAGCCTTTGCAATATATAACGGGTTGGCTTTCCGCGTTTGTTTGTTTGCACCCACCTGGACCGGGCCTCTATAAAGAGGATGATAGGATAGTGTACACAAACcactaactattttacaataagttAGCTTCCCATTAATAGTTACCCATCAAATCAATTGAGTTGAACAaagatggaaaaaaaaaaaaaagaaattgctTCTTTTACTTGCTTGACGGTTGCTTGCTGCTGCAAAGAAAGACCAGAAGACCCTTTTGAATGAATGACTAAATGAATGATTACATATAAAGTCAATAATTCAATTGTAACTTGGTCGGCCTTGTGGCTCGCCATCTCATCAAAGAGTTTGTGTGGATATACACATCGTCTAAGCAAAGAGATTGGAAGTATCGGGGGGTTATTTCTAAAATTTTCAATTCCCATTAATCATTGTGTTAGACATAACTCAGGTACATTCACAAAGTAGTTTTAGTGATGAAACCTTGTGTTGCAGCTCATGTGATAGTGGTATGTCTtttttagcgagaggtcaggaattTGACTCCCGTCAGGAGGTCAAATTTGGAATGATTGGAGTGGAAATCACGAACCAAATGTGTAGTTTCAGTTGTTtcagattgtagttttgagtttgcgttcacactacatacTAAAAGTTATGACCAAATGTgtagtttgtagtgacccgaacttttccatgtttatatatattaattgagattgatatttacatgattaaatgtttccaacatgttaagcaatcaaacttgttaagacttgattaattgaaatatgtttcatatagacaattgaccacccaagttgaccggtgattcacgaacgttaaaacttgtaaaaactatatgatgacatatatatggatatatatatagttaacatgatactatgataagtaaacatatcattaagtatattaacaatgaactacatatgtaaaaacaagactactaacttaatgatttttaaaacgagacatatatgtaacgatcatcgttgtaaagacatttaatgtatatatatcatattaagagatattcatacatgataatatcatgataatataataatttaaaatctcatttgatattataaacattgggttaacaacatttaacaagatcgttaacctaaaggtttcaaaacaacacttacatgtaacgactaacgatgacttaacgactcagttaaaatgtatatacatgtagtgttttaatatgtatttatacacttttgaaagacttcaatacacttatcaaaatacttctacttaacaaaaattcttacaattacatcctcgttcagtttcatcaacaattctactcgtatgcactcgtattcgtactcgtgcaatacacagcttttagatgtatgtactattggtatatacactccaatgatcagctcttagcagcccatgtgagtcacctaacacatgtgggaaccatcatttggcaactagcatgaaatatctcataaaattacaaaaatatgagtaatcattcatgacttatttacatgaaaacaaaattacatatcctttatatctaatccatacaccaacgaccaaaaacacctacaaacactttcattcttcaattttcttcatctaattgatctctctcaagttctatcttcaagttctaagtgttctttatatattctacaagttctagttacataaaatcaagaatactttcaagtttgctagctcacttccaatcttgtaaggtgatcatccaacctcaagaaatctttgtttcttacagtaggttatcattctaatacaaggtaataatcatattcaaactttggttcaatttctataactataacaatcttatttcaagtgatgatcttacttgaacttgttttcgtgtcatgattctgcttcaagaacttcgagccatccaaggatccgttgaagctagatccatttttctattttccagtaggtttatccaaggaacttaaggtagtaatgatgttcataacatcattcgattcatacatataaagctatcttattcgaaagtttaaacttgtaatcactagaacatagtttagttaattctaaacttgttcgcaaacaaaagttaatccttctaacttgacttttaaaatcaactaaacacatgttctatatctttatgatatgctaacttaatgatttaaaacctggaaacacgaaaaacaccgtaaaaccggatttacgccgtcgtagtaacaccgcggtctgttttgggttagttaattaaaaactatgataaactttgatattaaagttgttattttgagaaaatgagttttattatgaacatgaaactatattcaaaaattttggttaaactcaaagtggaagtatgttttctaaaatggtcatctagacgtcgttctttcgactgaaatgactacctttacaaaaatgacttgtaacttatttttcctactataaacctatactttttctatttaaattcataaaatagagttcaatatgaaaccatagcaatttgattcactcaaaacggatttaaaatgaagaagttatgggtaaaacaagattggataatttttctcattttagctacgtgaaaattggtaacaaatatattccaaccataacttaatcaacttgtattgtatattatgtaatcttgagataccatagacacgtatacaatgtttcgacctatcatgtcgacacatctatatatatttcggaacaaccatagacactctatatgtgaatgttggagttagctatacagggttgaggttgattccaaaatatatatagtttgagttgtgatcaatactgagatacgtatacactgggtcgtggattgattcaagataatatttatcgatttatttctgtacatctaactgtggacaactagttgtaggttactaacgaggacagctgacttaataaacttaaaacatcaaaatatattaaaagtgttgtaaatatattttgaacatactttgatatatatgtatatattgttataggttcgtgaatcaaccagtggccaagtcttacttctcgacgaagtaaaaatctgtgaaagtgagttatagtcccacttttaaaatctaatatttttgggatgagaatacatgcaggttttataaatgatttacaaaatagacacaagtacgtgaaactacattctatggttgaattatcgaaatcgaatatgcccctttttattatgtctggtaatctaagaattagggaacagacaccctaattgacgcgaatcctaaagatagatctattgggcttaacaaaccccatctaaagtaccggatgctttagtacttcgaaatttatatcatatccgaagggtgtcccggaatgatggggatattcttatatatgcatcttgttaatgtcggttaccaggtgttcaccatatgaatgatttttatctctatgtatgggatgtgtattgaaatatgaaatcttgtggtctattattatgatttgatatatataggttaaacctataactcaccaacatttttgttgacgttttaagcatgtttattctcaggtgattattaagagcttccgctgtcgcatacttaaataaggacgagatttggagtccatgcttgtatgatattgtgtaaaaactgcattcaagaaacttattttgttgtaacatatttgtattgtaaaccattatgtaatggttgtgtgtaaacaggatattttagattatcattatttgataatctacgtaaagctttttaaacctttattgatgaaataaaggttatggtttgttttaaaatgaatgcagtctttgaaaaacg of the Rutidosis leptorrhynchoides isolate AG116_Rl617_1_P2 chromosome 5, CSIRO_AGI_Rlap_v1, whole genome shotgun sequence genome contains:
- the LOC139848934 gene encoding uncharacterized protein, giving the protein MSNLRTICRLNHAVYSYSSLTCCYNRARLIVSLSYPIQNPNSSKPRLIDSSNVKKMETLSWSESTNHQRRMLASSASWTDEKSPYDTLAENVQQDKQIAAEAETERDVKTVENMQQEDEIASKETKEEDESDIEDEFDLVCFDGIEFDAKLFLRESLMVREAYDYCVWNSLAVETNSEIIKMVELFCVERAKIHDDYAGDEALVQHKLNEFNSNFRQANRKHALDLMTAAFNMKMRSLVDVMMEDIIDIFAKMTEDEAYKILFVNLKDNYNNAEFTRFNKRVMFNTWAYEDL